In Podarcis muralis chromosome 7, rPodMur119.hap1.1, whole genome shotgun sequence, the genomic stretch GGCTGTTTTTACTGTAAATATAAGTATTTTACCTGCATAGTTTGTTTACTGCTGCTGTTGCAGAGAACCGATGCATGACTATAGGTAAGTAAAtcatattttaaacttacttccaAGTCTGTTGCCTGATTCTTTGTCAAGAAAGGTAAGCAAGGGGGACACAGCTTACGTTGTAGCTGGGCTTTATCCAAAGAAGGCTTCACAATTCTTATGCTTTAATTTTCTGCTAAGGATGGGATCTTAAACTCTGTTCAGCTTGTGCAAGTGGGTGCctggaggtaaggtaaaggtaaagggacccctgaccattaggtccagtcgcggatgactctggggttgcagtgctcatctcgctttattggccgagggagccggcgtaaaggttccgggtcatgtggccagcatgactaagccgcttctggcgaaccagagcagcgcacggaaacgctgtttaccttcccgccggagcggtacctatttatctatttgcactttgatgtgcttgtgaactgctatgttggcaggagcagggaccgagcaacgggagctcatcctgttgcggggattcgaactgccacccttcagattggcaagccctaggctctgtggtttaacccacagcgccacccgcgtccctgcctggAGGTATAAATTGCAATTCATATATCCTCTCCTAACTAGTAAAACTCATCCCACAGTTGATAGCACCATGTTGAGAGCATCCTGCAGTCCACGGCCAGCTCTGGTTTTACTCACGGAGAAAGATGTAAGTCAGTGTTCCCACTAGCACCAATATCACAGCCAGGGACCCGATAACAGTCCCAGCGAGGACTCCagcagaaccagaagaggaagaagaagaaccatCTGAAGAATCTGAAGAGCAAAGGACTTTTTATCCAAGATTTTGCATTAAATGTTGACCATAATCTAGCCTCTCATCTCTCCCTCTAAAAGCACTAAAGGAAGGAAAGTCAATATTTTAGAATTACCCGGCTTTGGGGGCAGAGAGGCAGCAGCATGTAATGTCCAGAAATGGATGCAGCTCTTCCTGGCTCACATAAGGTTGGCTAGAAAATAAGCCAAGGTGTTGCTCTCCAAAAGGTGAGAAATAGTTCTTCCCCAAACTCAGTGCCCAGTCTagtgattctttctttctttctttctttctttctttctttctttctttctttctttctttctttctgaatgttttttattaaagattttcttggtttatgaaagaacatgcattgtctcttttttcacgTTGTAGAGTCTTTTTTATCACCTGATGTGAGACACTGGTGCTGCACAAAACCCAACATACACCCTACATATTACCACCCaaccccctctccccacctccttcttCCCCAGTCTAGCGATATTCTTTGATCCTTCCAGCTCCACCAAGCTTTTCTCCCACACTCAGCTATGTGGGCCGCATAACAAGCTATTGTTACGATAGGCCCTTTGAGCATTGAAAACAGCTGTCCCATACgtgtcaacatttctctgatgaaacatCGTAATCTACCTCCACACATAAAGCGATAGGGAGTTAGAAACCACTAGCGTGGAGAGCAGAGTCAGGAGGAAAGGTGTTCCTGGTTTATTAGTGGATTACTCACATGCCATAGTTATCTTACTGGGGTTGCTTGTAGCATTACTGACAGGGTTGACTGCCTGACACATATAGATCCCTTCATCCTCTTTGGCGATGCCAGTTAACATGAGGGTTCGGTTCCAGTCAGAAAGCCCAGTATTAGATGGGACAGGATTACCATCCTTGAACCAAAGGATGGAGACGTCAAAGTGGTCAGAGGTGTTGCAGTGTAAGGTGACAGTTGTGTTCTCTGCCACTAGGGATTCTGTCGGCCGCAGGACCGGGTTGGAGAGGATTTCTGCAGACAAAACAGAAAGACAGTCATCATTTGTGTGTCCTCATGGTCACTGAATCTGGTTATAGTCTCTTTAAGAGAAGCCATCAAAGAAAGCCACTTTGAGCCACTgacatgtgttgttgttgttgtttagtcgtttagttttgtccgactcttcgtgaccccatggaccagagcacgccaggcactcctgttttccactgcctcctgcagtttggtcaaactcatgctggtcgcttcgagaacactgtccaaccatctcatcctctgtcgtccccttctccttgtgccctccatctttcccagcatcagggtcttttccagggagtcttctcttctcatgaggtggccaaagtattggcgcctcagcttcaggatctgtccttccagtgagcactcagggctgttttccttcagaatggataggtttgatcttcttgcagtccatgggactctcaagagtctcctccaacaccatatgTTGGTGCATATTAAttggtttaaaaatgcttttaaatgaatataattccccctccccccaaaaaacccctcaaacaTTTCCCCATTGAAAAGCTAAAAAGGCAGTTGCAAGACTAGCATATTCTGATATAGTTTTCTGGtgaaaaaatgaataattttgtaGGGCCTCATTCTTGGGGCAGAGGAATTGTGTTTAGGACAAATTAATGAGCCCCCCCACCAAGGGGGAAGGCACAGAACTCTCCACCTCAGAGCTCAGCAGAGGAGATAGATTTGGGTGCATAAGAAGTAAGAATGACTGGAGAGCAAGTTAACATACCTGAAACGGTGATGTTTGTATCCCCTGTGTTGGTAACCCCAGGACCTTCTGGTTTAAATGTATAGATTCCAGAGTCATCTGGCTTTAAATCTGTGATGTAAAGGGAGCaatctggcttcacagtttccctgCCAGTGTAGGCAGGTCCCCCGATCTGACCACTATATGGAGGTctgaaaaatgaaataattatgtTTCTTTCTTCAACTGCCCCTCTGTACCATTTGCAGCTGCCAACATTCTTCAGATCAAGACCTTCTGGTGTTAAGGTGACACTATCTCCTTCTTTCAGCACTTCTGGAACAACTCTGATACTTATTCCAGTTGTCTCCTGGGCTCGAGTCAACAGGAAGCAGGAACTCAGGAcggaggctgcagtgtggagAAGGAAACGAAAGACATGTTctgctaaagaagaagaaaaaaggcttccaacctctgctgaaatgTCACGGCACACTCTAAATATCCCAGTTCCTAACAGTGTTTCCGCCCAAGAGCTGTCCTGCAAACACCAAGTGTAGCCCTTACTTTATTGAGCAAGCAAGAAGGCAGTTCTTTTCCTGGCAGCTCAGCCTCAGCCTTCTTCCGGGGCAGACATGAAGAAAGGGGAAGCGCTCTTGCATTTCCCCTTCCAGGACCCTCCCATGTTTCTAGCTAAGCAAACATTAACATAAAGGGGTCCAGTGAAGGAGGTCTGGGCATCTGTCTGTGTTTACCTCCTTCAGGGACTGAGGAtgattcctttcttttctttataatttttcatttttaacaaaTGAACATAATAATCTGATTTATAAATCCTTTATGTGCTTTCACCATACCACAAATACACATGCCAGCCAAATGTATTATCATGACATTCCAAGTCTTTAATATGTGGATTCTTCAGTGacaaccattccttcaaccagcacaGACAggaagcttcataatataatctcatatcCGACAGGGAGAaacctcttctctctttctcatctatcaatattttatattttactcttggttttttcccttttttcccttGCCAGGTACCTTTTCgccatttatttcaataatttCAATCTGTCTTGCCGgtattgattgaaacaaaaataacattcattttaataaatgATTCCTTTCTTCACACAAAGTGCTCACTGGGCACTAAGAATCCTTCTacgatttttctttttaaaaaaattcccccaGGGATCCAGCCTGCTCCTTAAGTACTACCTCTCTACCTCCTCCAGAGCTGCTTGTCTAGAAGGGTCTGAGGCATTGTCAAAGTCATCATgtaaccataccctccaacatttctccaatgaatatggggacatccaaaggaaaagcaggatatgccaggctcaaatcagaaactggcttCTGTAAATCGGAGACTGtatctggaaaacagggacacctggagggtctatATGTAACTCCATCTGCAGTCTTTCAGAACACTTACCAGAAACCCCTGTGGAAATGGGGGCCTGATTCTGCGTCCAAGTAGGCAGGAAACAGAGGGTGAAGAGGTGCGGCCCTTAGTGGGACTTGCCAATTTTGCATTTCAATGCAAGTTTAAGtacatatttaaaatgcattttcttgcAAATTAACACAATGGTCTAGTTTGAATTCCTGAGAAGGACACCACAACATGGAGGAGCATGAAATCTGGTAGTGAGTGAGGTTTAGACCTCTGCATTAGTCTGAGAGCTGCAGATCTATATTAGAACTAAAAGACCAAATTCCTCCAGCATCCCCATCCTACCCCCCAAGCTCAGCTGCATGTAACTCCAACTGCTTCCCTCCAGTGCTCTTACCAGCAACCCCTTTGGAAATGGGGTCCGGAGTCTGCATCCTAGTAAGTAGGAAACCAAGGGTGTAACAGGGTGGTCCCTAGCATATAAATACatgttttaaaagttattttcatTCAAAACAACACCTTCCTCTAATTTGAATTcttgagaactgcaccacaacatttggagaagtatgAAATCGGGTGCAGAGTTAGGTTTCGACATCTGCATTAGTGGGAGAGAtactgttgtttagtcatttagtcgtgcccgactcttcgttaccccatggaccagggcatgccaggcactcctgtcttccactgcctcccgcagtttggtcaaactcatgctggtagcttcgagaacactgtccaaccatctcgtcctctgttgtccccttctccatgtgccctccatctttcccaacatcagggtcttttccagggagtcttctcttctcttaaggggatggccaaagtattggagcctcagcttcacgttctgtccttccagtgagcactcaggctggGAGAGATACATATCTGTGCTAAAAGACCAAATTCCTCCAGCATCCTCAACTCCCCCCAAGTAAGTCCTCCCCATTGCAGGGTGCTGATCTCTCACCTGCTAAGGGCAGCATCTTCCAGGAGACCTTCCAGCCATGGGATCTGCGTGGCCTGTCCATCTTGTAGGTGCACTTCCTGGAGGATTGATTTGGCTCTCTGTCCCTTGACAGCTCGTGCTCTGGGGTCTTTCTCTGCTCCTAGCCTAGTATCTGCTTCCAGCACCACTGCCGGCTCCGAGTTAGTCTCTGATCAGAGAAACAGGAACTTGGCTGCTGAACTTTCAGCACTGGGTTTCCCCCAAAGGGTTGGAAATCATCCAAACAAAGCTCTTTCATTAACTTCCTCTTATCCCCTTACTAGCCAATCCAATCCCTGAACTATTTgctcaaatacaactcagcagcacccgCCTCAAAAAAACGACAGCAATGATGCAGTGCGGGTTGCAAGAGTACAAAGAGGGAGACTGAAACCGAGAGTTGAGTTCTTGCTGCAACCTTTGAACAATTATAGCAACACAATTCTCTCTTTGTTTTCCAGCATTTTTCCTCATCGTCCAAGACTTGTGGTTGATGTGGAGCAAGAGAGGAGGTCACTACCACCATTGAGACTTGTGTTTTGGTACCAAAATAAGGCCTTTCTATCCCTTTCaccacctcctttctctctctgtcttccattgctctgttcctCCTGATAGAGTTCCTATGTCTCTTGCATGTGCACACCCCCTGGGTACGATTTGGATGTCCTCTCAAATGACTAAAATGGACCAGCTACTCCTTGGGTCTTTCTTCCccatttctgcacatgtgtgatgtTGAGATCCTGTAGACCAGGGTGGTTCAACTTTTCATAGCAAGTGGCCCGCAAGAAGACATTGGCAAGGAACCCACAGTGTGCACACTGCCT encodes the following:
- the LOC144328496 gene encoding cell adhesion molecule CEACAM21-like, producing the protein MDRPRRSHGWKVSWKMLPLAASVLSSCFLLTRAQETTGISIRVVPEVLKEGDSVTLTPEGLDLKNVGSCKWYRGAVEERNIIISFFRPPYSGQIGGPAYTGRETVKPDCSLYITDLKPDDSGIYTFKPEGPGVTNTGDTNITVSEILSNPVLRPTESLVAENTTVTLHCNTSDHFDVSILWFKDGNPVPSNTGLSDWNRTLMLTGIAKEDEGIYMCQAVNPVSNATSNPSKITMAYSSDGSSSSSSGSAGVLAGTVIGSLAVILVLVGTLTYIFLRVCRRNGKTSTQVVSTPQIYENVLPAGQVHPENSSSAANTYETLQPRSPSVYEEIKR